One genomic region from Evansella sp. LMS18 encodes:
- a CDS encoding XdhC family protein: MNDNKRITGLMAAEAKEGRKTAVATVIQVKGSAYRREGAKMLIGEQGILAGMISGGCLEPDVEETAKAVMETGKPELKTYHMDEELVWGLGLGCPGTVDIYIEPFSAENDEAAFGSWSDSVQKEIPAVLCTIIKGSPQENISAGDRFCIKREGLYGKCLNTELAEKATELALKKLGEQNPKSGTTVLSIGENKIEVFLDVYVPPPGLLIFGAGHDAIPLAKRSTEFGFKTTLVDPRPGYNTKELFPGSDCILLDPAKVEKDDLIITERTYVVIMNHHLERDVKSLALALNSSAPYVGVLGPRSRLERLLDRLEEEGLNFTEDQLDEKLFGPVGLDIGADSADEIALSIMAEVLAVKNGHAGGFLRERQAIHQPVNIK; the protein is encoded by the coding sequence ATGAACGACAATAAACGAATAACAGGGTTAATGGCAGCAGAAGCGAAAGAAGGGAGAAAAACCGCTGTCGCTACTGTAATCCAGGTGAAAGGTTCTGCCTACCGAAGAGAAGGGGCGAAAATGCTCATAGGAGAACAGGGGATACTCGCTGGAATGATTTCCGGAGGCTGCCTTGAGCCGGATGTGGAGGAGACCGCAAAAGCCGTTATGGAGACGGGGAAGCCGGAACTGAAAACCTATCATATGGATGAAGAACTTGTCTGGGGCCTCGGTCTTGGCTGTCCAGGAACAGTAGACATATATATTGAGCCATTTTCCGCAGAGAATGATGAGGCGGCGTTTGGCAGCTGGTCTGATTCTGTCCAAAAGGAGATCCCGGCAGTTTTGTGTACTATTATAAAAGGAAGTCCTCAGGAAAACATAAGCGCTGGCGACCGTTTTTGCATAAAGCGTGAAGGTTTGTATGGAAAATGCCTGAATACTGAACTGGCAGAAAAAGCGACCGAACTTGCTTTAAAAAAGCTTGGCGAACAAAATCCTAAGTCCGGGACAACTGTACTATCAATTGGAGAAAACAAAATTGAAGTATTTCTGGACGTATATGTTCCTCCTCCTGGCTTATTAATCTTCGGTGCTGGCCATGATGCGATCCCGCTGGCTAAAAGAAGCACGGAGTTTGGATTTAAAACTACTTTGGTGGATCCAAGGCCTGGATATAATACAAAAGAGCTTTTTCCCGGATCGGATTGTATCCTCCTCGACCCGGCAAAAGTTGAAAAAGATGATCTCATAATTACTGAAAGGACGTATGTTGTAATTATGAACCATCATCTTGAGAGGGACGTCAAATCACTTGCACTTGCTCTTAATTCCTCCGCCCCGTATGTTGGTGTTCTGGGTCCCCGTTCAAGGCTGGAGAGGCTGCTCGACAGACTGGAGGAAGAAGGTTTGAATTTTACGGAAGACCAGCTGGATGAAAAATTATTTGGCCCTGTTGGCCTTGATATTGGTGCTGATTCGGCAGATGAAATTGCGCTAAGTATTATGGCTGAAGTGCTTGCTGTAAAAAATGGCCATGCAGGTGGTTTTCTCAGGGAACGACAGGCGATTCACCAGCCTGTTAATATCAAATAG
- a CDS encoding NTP transferase domain-containing protein: protein MAGEKYPVAAVILGAGMSRRMGTAKQLLQLGKRSLLEVTITNVLHSGFSRAIGVIGHEAEQIQAEIQISDQRFQWAINKEYKKGQSTSLFTGLQEALNEGYSSVMIFLGDMPFIKRETMESVLRSGMEIGSQTEKPFMLQPEYNQIPGHPVYLGNVHEGLLQFLAGDEGAKGLKESLHIYKRLRVTDPGCVFDIDTPEVYEKAKGILREKN, encoded by the coding sequence ATGGCTGGGGAAAAATACCCGGTCGCTGCAGTAATTCTCGGAGCAGGAATGTCCAGACGAATGGGAACGGCTAAACAGCTGCTTCAGCTTGGGAAGCGCAGTTTACTGGAGGTTACGATAACAAACGTTCTGCACAGTGGTTTTTCCAGAGCTATCGGGGTAATTGGACATGAAGCAGAACAAATCCAGGCAGAGATACAAATATCTGATCAAAGATTCCAGTGGGCAATAAACAAAGAATATAAAAAAGGCCAGAGTACTTCTCTTTTTACAGGCCTTCAAGAAGCACTTAACGAAGGATATTCCTCAGTTATGATTTTTCTTGGGGATATGCCTTTTATAAAACGGGAAACCATGGAATCTGTGCTGCGCTCAGGGATGGAGATAGGTTCACAGACCGAAAAACCGTTTATGCTGCAACCGGAATATAATCAAATTCCAGGTCATCCAGTCTACCTTGGAAATGTACATGAAGGTCTCCTTCAATTTTTAGCTGGAGACGAAGGGGCTAAAGGTCTTAAGGAATCTCTGCATATATATAAACGTCTCCGAGTCACAGATCCAGGATGTGTTTTTGATATTGATACTCCTGAGGTGTATGAAAAAGCGAAGGGGATTTTGCGAGAGAAAAATTAA
- a CDS encoding N-acetyltransferase, with translation MEVYQASLEDLEEVSRLFNLYRIFYEQPSDRAGAEDFIEERLTQKDSVIFVIKEKDRYLGFTQLYPSFSSVSMEKTWILNDLFVAEEARKQGAGELLMNKAREFAKETGAKSISLSTAYNNYSAQRLYEKLGYKRDEQFFHYELSLK, from the coding sequence ATGGAAGTTTACCAGGCATCATTGGAGGATTTAGAAGAAGTGTCCCGGTTATTTAACCTGTACCGGATATTTTACGAACAGCCATCCGACAGAGCCGGCGCAGAAGATTTCATAGAAGAGCGGCTCACGCAGAAGGATTCTGTCATCTTTGTCATAAAGGAAAAAGACAGGTACTTAGGATTTACCCAGCTATATCCTTCGTTTTCCTCGGTTTCTATGGAAAAGACGTGGATCTTAAATGACTTATTTGTCGCAGAAGAGGCGCGGAAACAGGGAGCAGGGGAACTGCTTATGAACAAAGCGCGGGAATTTGCTAAAGAAACAGGGGCAAAGAGCATCAGCCTCAGCACCGCTTATAACAATTATTCCGCCCAGCGTTTATATGAAAAACTCGGTTACAAGCGTGATGAGCAATTCTTCCATTACGAACTTTCTCTGAAATGA
- a CDS encoding carboxypeptidase-like regulatory domain-containing protein translates to MGSVLRKLLMIGLLFGLIAGLAVNTMAASGTSQIGSGHAVESAGKVKQDGRGLKNSSLLIQSKGPATESYHVNTDEGGNLRSSLPDGEYIVKGFEEDGVWYSTHESFSVNEGKISGGKNGEINVKGKAVIKEKQSKQKHNVKGTLSEGSKALQGEIIVANMNDEYEEIFFLPAKGNGNFSAYLPDGQYYIYGVALKNEFYNYEQFFYVNGNELVIDGEKAPSLDISIPEKLHKGKVTDSTKPFADAEVVLERIIEEDYYYEFMQYVKANKKGEFSLRALPDGDYSLSIFSGTFSSWDEMKFQVAGGKLFVDGEETSLLNMKVPDLSLKGTVLDGKKGAGYVYLEIEKLSEDGYPEDYFWVAADQKGNFSYRLKDGRYNVSSVEEEMRTTSVNVSFEVRDGHMFQNGAKVTNLNISLPPVTLTGTLTDGDIIHQGYVEIEHVSDEDWNTWYFAGTDNSGKFSLRLKDGEYKVSWAYLFEDGDSVPLSLHFEMRNGKLFVDGAEKKVLEVIIPPVTLHGILLDNGEPAEGEVFVTSADGELYFWKWVNEDGTFSMRLADGKYVLHNVYLYDGTEAYMNTEFEINNGQLYVNGKSTDRLEVNVPPVTTTGKLLEDGIPVQGHITVNSLDEHMLHYWAGTNEDGEFFFRLPDGEYAATYVYLYDDSSFTTGQYFTVEGGKLFIDGEAADSLDIEVPPVTLSGTVYSKNKPVRDGYVAVAALDEEGEPFTWHENWISYDGTYRFRLPDGSYLLEYADAFTGEAVYFDKQFIISEGKLFIDGEETDSLNLHLDTGKTTP, encoded by the coding sequence ATGGGAAGTGTGCTGAGAAAATTATTAATGATTGGTTTGTTGTTCGGTTTAATCGCTGGGCTTGCTGTAAATACAATGGCTGCTTCAGGTACCAGCCAAATTGGAAGTGGACACGCTGTAGAAAGTGCAGGCAAGGTAAAACAAGACGGAAGGGGATTAAAGAATTCGTCCTTGCTGATCCAGTCTAAAGGCCCTGCTACGGAATCTTATCATGTGAATACGGACGAAGGAGGGAATCTACGTTCTTCTCTTCCTGATGGGGAATATATAGTAAAAGGTTTTGAGGAAGACGGCGTCTGGTACAGCACACATGAATCTTTTTCAGTAAATGAAGGGAAAATCAGCGGAGGTAAAAACGGGGAAATCAACGTAAAAGGTAAAGCTGTTATCAAAGAAAAGCAAAGTAAGCAGAAGCATAATGTCAAAGGAACACTCTCAGAAGGCAGCAAAGCTCTTCAGGGAGAAATAATCGTTGCAAACATGAATGATGAATATGAAGAAATATTCTTTTTACCTGCAAAAGGCAACGGGAATTTTTCAGCCTACCTTCCTGATGGTCAGTATTATATTTATGGCGTAGCTTTGAAAAATGAGTTCTACAACTATGAACAGTTTTTTTACGTAAATGGAAATGAGCTTGTTATTGATGGAGAAAAAGCGCCATCTCTTGATATTTCGATCCCGGAAAAGCTTCATAAAGGGAAGGTGACAGATAGTACAAAGCCTTTTGCTGATGCTGAGGTAGTACTGGAAAGAATCATTGAAGAAGATTATTACTATGAATTTATGCAGTATGTGAAGGCAAATAAAAAAGGGGAGTTCTCGCTGAGAGCACTTCCGGACGGGGATTATTCCCTGAGCATATTTTCAGGCACTTTTTCATCCTGGGATGAAATGAAATTCCAGGTTGCTGGTGGGAAGCTCTTTGTTGATGGCGAGGAAACATCTTTACTTAATATGAAAGTGCCGGATCTGTCTCTTAAAGGCACAGTTCTGGATGGTAAAAAAGGTGCCGGATACGTGTACCTGGAAATAGAGAAGCTTTCAGAGGATGGTTATCCGGAAGATTATTTCTGGGTGGCAGCTGACCAGAAAGGTAATTTTTCCTACAGGCTGAAAGACGGCCGCTATAATGTATCCAGCGTGGAAGAAGAGATGAGAACAACTTCTGTAAATGTTTCTTTTGAGGTAAGGGATGGACACATGTTCCAGAACGGAGCGAAAGTTACGAATCTGAATATATCTCTTCCTCCGGTTACTTTAACGGGGACATTAACAGACGGTGACATAATTCATCAAGGTTATGTTGAAATTGAACATGTCTCGGATGAAGATTGGAACACCTGGTATTTTGCAGGAACGGATAATTCCGGGAAATTTTCTTTAAGGCTAAAAGACGGTGAATATAAGGTTTCCTGGGCTTACTTATTTGAAGATGGTGATTCTGTACCTCTTTCTCTTCACTTTGAAATGAGAAACGGAAAGTTATTCGTTGATGGAGCGGAGAAAAAAGTGCTTGAAGTAATCATTCCTCCTGTAACACTTCACGGTATTTTACTCGATAACGGGGAGCCGGCAGAGGGTGAAGTCTTTGTTACATCAGCAGACGGGGAATTATACTTCTGGAAATGGGTGAATGAAGACGGTACCTTCTCTATGCGCCTGGCTGACGGGAAATATGTTTTGCATAATGTCTACCTGTATGACGGGACAGAAGCATATATGAATACGGAATTTGAAATCAATAATGGTCAGCTGTATGTGAACGGCAAATCAACGGACAGGCTGGAAGTAAATGTTCCGCCGGTCACAACGACGGGAAAGCTGCTGGAAGACGGCATCCCTGTTCAGGGGCATATTACTGTTAACTCCCTTGACGAGCACATGCTTCATTATTGGGCAGGCACAAACGAGGATGGAGAATTCTTCTTCCGTCTGCCAGATGGAGAGTATGCGGCAACGTATGTATATTTGTATGACGACTCCAGTTTCACTACGGGCCAATACTTTACCGTGGAAGGAGGGAAACTGTTCATCGATGGCGAGGCAGCTGACAGTCTTGATATAGAAGTTCCGCCTGTTACTCTGTCCGGCACTGTCTACAGTAAAAATAAGCCGGTAAGAGATGGGTATGTCGCAGTTGCAGCACTAGACGAAGAAGGGGAACCGTTCACCTGGCATGAGAACTGGATCAGCTACGATGGAACGTATAGATTCCGCCTTCCTGATGGCAGTTATCTGCTCGAATACGCCGATGCTTTCACAGGGGAAGCCGTTTATTTTGATAAACAATTTATTATTAGCGAAGGTAAGCTTTTTATAGATGGTGAAGAAACAGATTCGTTAAACCTCCATCTTGATACTGGCAAGACAACTCCATAA